One window of the Bos indicus isolate NIAB-ARS_2022 breed Sahiwal x Tharparkar chromosome 15, NIAB-ARS_B.indTharparkar_mat_pri_1.0, whole genome shotgun sequence genome contains the following:
- the DRD2 gene encoding D(2) dopamine receptor produces the protein MDPLNLSWYDDDPESRNWSRPFNGSEGKADRPPYNYYAMLLTLLIFVIVFGNVLVCMAVSREKALQTTTNYLIVSLAVADLLVATLVMPWVVYLEVVGEWKFSRIHCDIFVTLDVMMCTASILNLCAISIDRYTAVAMPMLYNTRYSSKRRVTVMIAIVWVLSFTISCPMLFGLNNTDQNECIIANPAFVVYSSIVSFYVPFIVTLLVYIKIYIVLRRRRKRVNTKRSSRAFRANLKAPLKGNCTHPEDMKLCTVIMKSNGSFPVNRRRVEAARRAQELEMEMLSSTSPPERTRYSPMPPSHHQLTLPDPSHHGLHSTPDSPAKPEKNGHAKDHPKIAKIFEIQSMPNGKTRTSLKTMSRRKLSQQKEKKATQMLAIVLGVFIICWLPFFITHILNIHCDCNIPPVLYSAFTWLGYVNSAVNPIIYTTFNIEFRKAFLKILHC, from the exons ATGGATCCGCTGAACCTGTCCTGGTATGATGATGATCCAGAGAGCCGGAACTGGAGCCGGCCCTTCAATGGGTCCGAAGGGAAGGCTGACAGGCCCCCCTACAACTACTATGCCATGCTGCTCACCCTGCTCATCTTCGTCATCGTCTTTGGCAACGTGCTGGTGTGCATGGCTGTGTCCCGCGAGAAGGCGCTGCAGACCACCACCAACTACCTGATCGTCAGCCTCGCTGTGGCTGACCTCCTGGTGGCCACGCTGGTCATGCCCTGGGTGGTCTACCTGGAG GTGGTGGGCGAGTGGAAATTCAGCAGGATTCACTGTGACATCTTTGTCACCCTGGATGTCATGATGTGCACAGCCAGCATCCTGAACCTGTGTGCCATCAGCATCGACAG GTACACAGCCGTGGCCATGCCCATGCTCTACAACACACGTTACAGCTCCAAGCGCCGGGTCACGGTCATGATCGCCATCGTCTGGGTCCTGTCCTTTACCATTTCCTGCCCGATGCTCTTCGGACTCAACAACACAG acCAGAACGAGTGCATCATCGCCAACCCCGCCTTCGTGGTCTACTCCTCCATCGTCTCCTTCTACGTGCCCTTCATCGTCACCCTGCTGGTCTACATCAAGATCTACATCGTCCTCCGCAGGCGGCGCAAGCGCGTCAACACCAAGCGCAGCAGCCGGGCTTTCCGGGCCAACCTGAAGGCCCCGCTCAAG GGCAACTGTACTCACCCCGAGGACATGAAACTCTGCACCGTTATCATGAAGTCTAATGGGAGTTTCCCAGTGAACAGGCGGAGAGTG GAGGCTGCCCGCCGAGCCCAGGAGCTAGAGATGGAGATGCTCTCCAGCACCAGCCCGCCTGAGAGGACCCGATACAGCCCCATGCCCCCCAGCCACCACCAGCTGACCCTCCCCGACCCATCCCACCACGGCCTGCATAGCACACCCGACAGCCCCGCAAAGCCAGAGAAGAACGGGCATGCCAAAGACCACCCCAAGATTGCCAAGATCTTTGAGATCCAGTCCATGCCCAATGGCAAAACCCGGACCTCTCTCAAGACCATGAGCCGCAGGAAGCTCTcccagcagaaggagaagaaggccaCCCAGATGCTCGCCATTGTTCTCG GCGTGTTCATCATCTGCTGGCTGCCCTTCTTCATCACCCACATCCTGAACATACACTGTGACTGCAACATCCCGCCCGTGCTGTACAGCGCCTTCACGTGGCTGGGCTACGTCAACAGCGCCGTGAACCCCATCATCTACACCACCTTCAACATCGAGTTCCGCAAGGCCTTCCTGAAGATCCTACACTGCTGA